From Rutidosis leptorrhynchoides isolate AG116_Rl617_1_P2 chromosome 3, CSIRO_AGI_Rlap_v1, whole genome shotgun sequence, a single genomic window includes:
- the LOC139900627 gene encoding uncharacterized protein: MKKRLPVKLELDRRGIDLHSVRCPLCDDDLESVDHSIIFCEHALDVWDRVFNWWNMGNFSNFSLLEIFNGKGNNVMSSFGRKVWQALLWIAAYLIWKNSNNMVFQGKSWNGPVALNEVQIKSFEWISYRSRGRSFDWLTWLSNPSSYLTAS; the protein is encoded by the coding sequence ATGAAAAAAAGATTACCCGTAAAACTTGAACTTGATAGAAGGGGTATAGATCTTCATAGTGTGAGATGTCCTTTATGTGATGATGATTTAGAATCCGTGGACCATTCGATCATTTTTTGTGAGCATGCTTTGGATGTATGGGATCGGGTTTTTAATTGGTGGAACATGGGTAACTTCTCAAATTTTAGTCTACTTGAAATCTTCAATGGAAAAGGTAACAATGTGATGTCGAGTTTTGGAAGGAAAGTATGGCAAGCTTTGTTGTGGATTGCCGCTTATCTCATTTGGAAAAACAGCAATAACATGGTGTTCCAAGGTAAAAGTTGGAATGGCCCGGTTGCTCTTAATGAGGTCCAAATCAAATCATTCGAGTGGATATCCTATAGATCGAGAGGTAGGAGTTTCGATTGGCTCACATGGCTTTCAAACCCGTCTAGTTATCTTACGGCTTCATAG
- the LOC139900628 gene encoding receptor-like protein kinase HERK 1, whose translation MSFNDIQLATQDFSRANCIGGGGFGQVYKGKLAHTNNVHSTIVVKKLDKTQGERQYYNELQILYKYNHENAKVGDFGLSLISPINQKTNFTIDHPCGTRDYVDPMYLKSGILTVESDVYSFGVALFEILCGRATYTIPRRKSVSLLSFIKYKSLLSFIKYKFENGKEDDVVFKAIKEEIVPESLSTFLNIVYKCLDEDRENRPTMKDVLVQLEKALEIQDKLYDAGA comes from the exons ATGTCATTCAATGACATCCAATTGGCGACACAAGACTTCAGTCGTGCGAATTGTATCGGAGGAGGAGGTTTCGGGCAAGTTTACAAAGGAAAACTTGCACACACAAATAATGTACACTCTACCATTGTTGTAAAGAAGTTGGATAAAACTCAAGGGGAGAGACAATATTACAATGAGCTACAAATTCTTTATAAGTATAATCATGAGAAT GCGAAAGTTGGTGATTTTGGACTTTCTTTGATAAGTCCGATAAATCAAAAAACAAACTTTACCATCGATCATCCTTGCGGCACAAGGGACTATGTGGACCCAATGTACCTAAAATCGGGTATTTTAACTGTAGAATCAGATGTTTATTCATTTGGCGTGGCCTTATTTGAGATATTGTGTGGTAGAGCAACTTATACAATCCCGAGACGTAAGAGTGTGTCTCTACTCAGTTTCATTAAATACAAGTCTCTACTCAGTTTCATTAAATACAAGTTTGAAAACGGGAAAGAAGATGATGTGGTGTTTAAAGCTATAAAGGAAGAAATCGTTCCGGAATCATTATCGACATTCTTAAATATTGTCTACAAGTGTTTGGATGAAGATAGGGAAAATCGACCAACAATGAAAGATGTTTTAGTACAACTTGAAAAGGCATTGGAGATTCAA GATAAGCTTTATGATGCAGGAGCCTAG
- the LOC139897044 gene encoding probable receptor-like protein kinase At2g39360: MDENDKEDPMLYFEDVNQMSRDMLNKSQFDHWKVEKLEHLRLELTNIYDSPYNRDSRPKYGQLVKKEIECYDKEHVSFIEHKKKDEVPKKHHTVAVKTLKYDADLSLREIEVLGLSCIDVAHGINYLHNEMEDKKMVIHGDICSRNIEMDDNWVAKIVGFESSVIMDLNQDVDYVQVNEIIDCDKYYLDSEYAKTAKLKRESDVFSFRVVMLEILCGEWGPDITRKEGCKDNELINLARQWFNEGTIKKKVSPIIQEEY; encoded by the exons aTGGATGAAAACGATAAGGAGGATCCAATGCTTTATTTTGAAGATGTGAATCAAATGTCAAGAGATATGTTGAACAAATCACAATTTGACCATTGGAAG GTAGAGAAGTTGGAACATTTAAGACTTGAGCTAACAAACATATATGACTCTCCCTACAATAGGGACTCTAGACCAAAGTATGGCCAGCTTGTCAAAAAAGAAATCGAATGTTATGACAAAGAACATGTTTCCTTCATCGAACACAAGAAGAAAGACGAAGTACCCAAGAAACACCACACTGTAGCGGTGAAGACCCTCAAATATGATGCAGATCTATCCCTTAGAGAAATAGAAGTACTTGGCCTTT CATGCATTGATGTTGCACACGGAATAAATTATCTTCACAATGAAATGGAGGACAAAAAGATGGTAATACACGGTGATATATGCAGTCGAAACATTGAGATGGATGACAACTGGGTGGCAAAGATCGTCGGATTTGAAAGCTCGGTTATCATGGATTTGAATCAAGATGTGGATTATGTCCAAGTTAATGAGATTATTGATTGTGATAAATATTACCTTGATTCAGAATACGCGAAGACTGCTAAACTAAAAAGAGAATCAGATGTATTTAGTTTTAGAGTAGTAATGCTTGAAATTCTATGTGGAGAGTGGGGCCCTGATATAACAAGAAAGGAGGGATGCAAAGATAACGAGCTTATAAATTTGGCGCGACAATGGTTTAACGAAGGGACGATAAAGAAAAAAGTATCTCCCATAATTCAAGAAGAATATTAA